Genomic segment of Gopherus flavomarginatus isolate rGopFla2 chromosome 2, rGopFla2.mat.asm, whole genome shotgun sequence:
TGACTTTCACAAATAAGTACTTTTGTGTTTAACAGGAACTATTAGTAGTGATATCATTGACGAATTGATGTCTTCAGATGGTAAGcatttagcatttttttttaaataagcagttatATTTTAAGAATGTGTGATTCATTCATaggaatgtaggactggaagggacctcctgatGCACTGAGTCTAGTCTTCTGTTATTGCAGGCAAATGTCATTCATATCTGAATTCATCACTTCCCTAGGTTTTTGTTCAAATCTGATTCCAAAATTCGTTACAAATATCTCATATTAAAACAGCTGCTACACAGTCGACATtgcgtagtgtggaccctgcagtaagtagatctaagttaCTATTAAGCTACGCTATTAACATAACTCAAATAGtgtagcttagatcgactttcatacacagtgtagacatagcctcagtctcTTCATGCCTTAGTTTCCAGTCTGTAAAGGGGGGATAATACCATGACACTACCTCACAGGAAAAATACATTTGAAGACTGTGAGGCAGATACTACAATCCTGGAGGCTATATAATACAATAGATCCACTGCTAAGTACCAACCACAAAGGCTGCTTAAGTGTTGCTTTGCTGCAGCAGAGACGACTAATCTGTTACCTGCAGCAAAGCCAGTGCAGTGTAAGATAGCAAAGGAAATTCATTTAAAGCATAGTAAATAAATTGCGTCTacacatttaaattattttaaacctTATTTTGGTGGAGTTGCACCAGGATCCCCACTGCACAGTCCAGTGCTTGTAGACAAGTATTGCCAAAGCAAAGCAAGTTGTAACATTTTGGACTACTGACACTGGACACCAaagtttttatttaccttctgatGGAAATGATTTGAAATTTACTGGATGTTGCAAGGCAGAATTTTAATTATAAtagatttctgtgattctatgattgatTAAACTGTTCTTGTTTTACAGTTTTTCCTCTCTTACGACTCTCTCCTACTCCCGGAGATGACTACAACTTTAACCTGGATGATAATGAAGGAGTCTGTGATCTTTTTGATGTGCAGATACTAAATTATTAGATTCGGTGGGAACCAGACTGTCATATCTACCTCTAACTTTATAACATTCTAGACTTCTTCATAACCTAagtattttaaataatgaatgtatAACCTCTTAGTTCACTGACTCTGGGGGTGCATTTCCTTTTGCTTCCTTGCTTGCTTCACAAAAGACCTTAAATTCAAAACCAGAAGAAAGGGCTTTTATCAATGTTCTCTGGTATTTTTTCACAAGTTACATTAATGTAACTCAGCTTTGAAATCCCAAGTTCTCTAAcccgccctccccccctttttttcttgCAGCCTTCTGTTTACCTAAAAacaccccaaaaaacaaaaaaccacaacccAAGGCTTGTCACTTAGCAGAATTTTCTTTCTGAAGCTTTACTGCCAAGAAGCTCTCTGTTTTTAACCTTTtgctacaatttaaaaaaagctttcacTGCCAAATTTTGAAGTGAAGGACATTAAATGGGTTATGTTAAATTGTTTCAGTGAACCAATTTTGTGAAGTGCCTTCTGTTTTAGCACTTTAAGTTTCTCACATTTTGACTTCTGACATTCCACTTTCCTAGATTATAGGAAAGATCTGTTTGTAGTTTGTATTAAAGTGTGCCAATGCTTGTATAttaacaagatttttttaataaaactgtaCAAACAGAGTATTCAGTATGTGCCATCCACCGATTTTTTGCCAGTAAATTTTGCTTTTGAAATCCATAGCCATTTCATTATGCATTACAAGTGAGATAATAAGCTTGCAGCTGCATCCACATCAGCTGGTTCATCTTCCAGGTGCTTGGAAAcctgaaaataattaaaaataaataaataaagtaggAAGCTGAGGTTGTATAAAAAATGTGATTGATGGAAGATATAAAGCTAACAAATACTTGCTGTCTGGGATTGATTAGCTCAGTGTATTGGACTGCAAGACCACCTACATTTCTTATGACTTATTCACTTTAGGGGAATACATAATTTGCTAGACTAGACGGACCCAGTGGTCAATActtaatgcttcagaggaaagccaATAAAATCTGTGCCCGTAACATACATTGCCAAAATTGAGATAAACTTGAATGCTCTAGTCAACAAAATCTAAAATTGTGAAGGAGATTATTACTGCACAGAGACTAACACACTGTCTAACTTGTTCCAGGGAGATTGCTTGAATTATTAATAGGGCCCCACTAGTGCTCCAGAAAGAGAGAAATTGTTTCAAAATGTTATATTTTGATGAGAGCTCTTCAATTGGAGCAGAGGGAGGTTGATGTTTTTACcaacaaaaaaaagggggggggcgggAATAGTTTTTTCATATTGACACTGTCATCAAATGGTTAGCCAGGAGATCCAGGATGTCTTGCAAAAGCAAACACCTTTATTTTCTATGCCTATTAGTGTTAAGGGTTAACTCGATGAATCAAGATGTCCAGTTGAAAATCTATTTTACTAATTTTTAAAGCTCAcgagtaaaaaaaaatcaactaaaaCATCCAGATATTAAATGAAAAATCCATTCTGGCAACAATCTAGTGATGCTCAACTATTTCCTCTCTTCTGACTAAGAAGGGAGTTTGTGCCCTAAGAAGAACTGCTAAGGTTGCTTGCAGACTTGACATGTCTTCATGATGGGGTCACAACTGTGTTTTTTCAGTCAAGACCTAAAAACTTATTAAAATTAAACCTTAATTTTGGAATCTTTCTAACCTGAGGTTGCAGCTACCCTCCCAACCAAAGATGCATTTAATAGGACTCAATTATTACCCGAGGCCTCTCTTGAGATTTTGATGAAATGCCTTTTGATAGTTGTTTGACTTCTTTCTGTACTTCAGTAAATGCTTTATTTATTGTTCTAACTCTTTCATCATTCACAATGTTTATCTTTAGAGGAGAAAAAATTGTACAAGTTAGTCAAAGGCAGTAAGAGATCTTAATATGATGCTAAGGCTTATTCATAGCCTATTTATTATACATATTTACAATGTTTCTATCTTTAAAATTGCTTGGAGTGGGGCACattctttaaattattttaattgtacTACTGTTTGAATGTGTAAATATTAAAGATAGTGAATTTTTAATAGAACTTTCATATAAATGGATCACTAGCAAAGAAATCTAACAAATAGGTCAAAGCTAACTTGTTTATATTGGAGATAAATGGGGAAGAAAGATTTCCTTCTGGAAATGGAACAGGTAACAGAAAACTAGTTCAGACAAACTGTCACACCTTCAGTTTATTTTAGCCAACAGGAAGAGGCACCCAGTCCAGGCAGGTTCTTTCTATCTTTCTATTTCTATCAGCAGGTAGGTTGGTAGATACCTGTAATTTGTAACTGCTCGTCTCACCTTAACTTGATCTAATGGGCCACTTTTCGGTAACAACAGCATTCTCAAACCTGTTTTACTGTTACATACAAAATACTATATAAAATGGAGATTTGGCTCCACCTATAGATATTCCTGAATATAAGCTTGCTGCTATTTGTCACTGAAAGTTATCTTTGTATCTGAATAACATCCTCAGGTGCCAGTGACACACAACGTTTTCCCTTTGAGTCACTGTTTAAGTCCATAGCTTTGGTAACATTCCAACTTTCTAAGTGATTTATTCTGTTTTGTCTAACTTGCAGCAGGAAAGTTAAGACGTCTTTCCTTAAAACACCTTCCTCAGAAAAAATATGATTACCATTGGCTTAGCTATACATTTTCCAACAGTTTGAATATATGTACTGGAAAAAATGTCTTCGCTGTTGCTTTATTAGATTCTTAACAGTTTAATTCTGTGTCAGATTATGCAGTTCAGGAGTGACACAAGCTCTGGGAAAACAAAGCCAAGTCTTGGTGGCTAACAAGTCTAGTAAATAACCTGAACAGTACAGTTTTATCTCATTTTAGAATGAAAGCTCATTAAGCCAGAGAACACATCTTAAGTCTTACTCAGTGTCATGTTCCCTAGTAATCAATAATATGCTGCAAAACCACTTTCAGAATAACCATCTCCAAGATAAAACAGTATGAAATCCTTGTATTGGGTGTATATAGAACAGTTTTGTGGACTAACCTTCAAGCTTTCAGCACTCATTAAGATAATACCATTAAATTTAGAAAATCATACTCCCACCTAGAAACTTCAGCaagagctggtttaaaaaaaaagggttgttaaaaaaaaaagtcatttactCAGATCCAATTTtatagtttttaaataaatttccaaccagcttcaGTAACAAAGATTCCAGTAACCTAGATTATTTCTGTTGGGTTTTCTGTTTCTAACAGTGCTTGGTATGTAATCAGTTTTACTGTTTACCCAGTAACTCTTCCCCTTTTTGGTTTTGTAGGTCTTGCAGCAATAAAGGCAAgatctttttttgtttatttttaagaaaacaaaatggcaaaacCACAAAAATGGGCAGTAAGACTTAGAGGCAAAGGGTAGTCCCCAAAGTTCttaaaaacccaacaacccactctagatttcaagttgattgTTCTAGTGTAAACATCTTCTTGTGATGTTTTCTTCTTGTTTGTTTCAAGTAGCTGTGTCAATGGAGTTCCTATCAACGAGTATTAGTTCAGGATATCCACATAAAATCCTGTCTTCTGTTCTAGCCCAATAGGtgaatcaagaaagggatagtGTTTGCTTTTAGTCATCTCTCTCCGTGCTCATTAATGTTTTATATAGTGGGAAACTGAAGGCTTTTTGCCCCTGTTCTGTGGGTGAGGGCCCTacaaattcactgtccattttggtcaatttcatgggtcatgagatttaaaaaattgtgaatttcatgatttcagctatttaaatctgcagtttcatggtggtgtaattgtaggggtcctgacccaaaaaggaggtaggggtgtgtgtgtgtgtgtgtaggatgtCGCAAGATTATTGTAAGGGGGTTAGCagtactgctatccttacttctgcactgctactggcagtgacgctgccttcagaggtgggcagctgaagagcagcagctgccggccaggagcccagctgtgaaggcgAAGTCACCACCAGCggcacagaaggaaggatggcataATATGGTActaccacccttcattctgcacgctgccttcagagctaggccctcagtagctgccactctctggccacccagctctgaaggcactgcACAAGTATGGCAATAGTGTGACATCCTTAAAATAACCTTGAGATTccactgcaactcccttttggatcaggacccccaatttgaaaaACGCTGGTCtcacctgtgaaatctgtatagtctAGGGCAAAaggacacaaaagaccagatttcacaattCATGAAGCATTTGTTgtggctgtgaatttgatagggccctacgcATGGTACAGGtcctgtgtgggtttttttgttgttctttttttaaactaaagacACTTGGTGGAGCTCtcaaaaacaataaagaaaaaaatgtttgcacAGGGTTATTACTGTGGCCCTACTAACCTTCTTCAGACTTGTTGTGACTGGTTTAGCTTTATTCTTGGCCTTCAGGGATCTGGTGCTGGCTATGTGGAAGACGCTCTTCGGCTTTGACCCTTTGGTTTTGCTCTTGCCCATGGCCTAGAAGGTGGTAAGACAACAGGTTCGCCTGGTAAGTAGGtggcggtgtggctggggacTGCGCCAGCTTTTTCACCAGTTACATCGGTCTCTGGGCCTGCTACCCCAcaaagagcagggctgggagttgtTTAAAATTGAGTAACTTCGGCTATAAGGAggcttgggcgggggggggggggggggggggtttggagaTGGCGGCTCAGAGTAAAAGAGGCTACGGGTGCCCAGGCCAAGCGGCGGGGTAGCCTGGCGACGGCTGAGCGGCGCTGCGAGCCCGGCTGCCAGGTCGCCGGGCCCAGCCCAGTGCAGATcctgcttccctgcccccccccccggtaacTCTTTCGGGAAAGGGCGGCGGAGGCTTCGTTTCCGCCCCCGATGTGAGTAACGGGCGGGGTCGAGCCAGAAGCCCCCCAGCCAGAGTGCGCGGCCGGGCGCGGGCTGCCTCCCGGCGGCTCCGCGCTTCCACAGTAAAACCAACCGGCCCCTCGCCCCGCCCCACGGACACGCGCTCCCCCGGGCCGGGCCCCGGCAGGCGCACgaggggctccccccaccccgagcgcACTCACCGCAGCGTTTGCCGTCCGGTCTCACAGGCGGCGGCTGCGCGATCGCGCTGCGTCATCACAGGGCGCTGCTGGGAGTTTCCCCCGCCCCGCAGGAGGGAAACCCCGATCCTATGGCCGCGCCCCCGGAGCCGCCCTGGCGTTCCCACGCCGCGGCTGGGTGATTGGGCCCAGCTGCGTGGGGGGAgcctggggctcaggcagggactCCGGCACTGCGTGCTGCGCAGTTCCATGTGCCCGGGGCGGCCAGGGACGcgccctgctccttcccccggGCGGGCTCCGGGCTCCGGGTTCCGCTCCCCTGCGGGCTGGGAGGCTGGAAAGAAAACAACGAGGTTGCTCAGTCAACGGCAGCACGGTGCCCACCGGCCCCAAAGGCGCGCTGGAGGCAGGACAAGCTAGTGAGGGCTAATGGAGGCGAGACAACGCGGCAGAAGGAAATCAGTGACTCCCTAGGGGCCTGTCCCGACGTTATTAACAACGCTCCCACCCGACATACCGGGAGCAAGCGCTAGGGGGTGGCGTTCGCCCGCATGTGTTAAACTTGGGTGTGATATTGCCCTGCTGCTGTCAGGCCTTTTTTGAATTACACACCAAGAGCCtgaagcagaggtaggcaacctctggTATGTGTGCCAAAGGCAACATGGGatcagattttcagtggcactcacagtgcctgggaCTTAGCTCCCGgtcccaggggctctgcattttaatttaatttcaaatgaagcttcttgcacgttttaaaaaccttatttactttacatacaacaattgttgaGCTATATATTAAagagttatagaaagagaccttccaaaaacattaaaatgtattactggcacacaaaaccttaaattagagtgaataaatgaagactcagcacaccatgtctgaaaggttgctgacccctagcctAGAAGCACCCCCTGAGATCAATCAGTGACCTGGCTGTGCCCGGCACTTGTCAAGCACAGGATAACAGACAGTGCTTGCCTATTGACTCA
This window contains:
- the RBIS gene encoding ribosomal biogenesis factor, whose amino-acid sequence is MGKSKTKGSKPKSVFHIASTRSLKAKNKAKPVTTSLKKINIVNDERVRTINKAFTEVQKEVKQLSKGISSKSQERPRVSKHLEDEPADVDAAASLLSHL